One Cicer arietinum cultivar CDC Frontier isolate Library 1 chromosome 8, Cicar.CDCFrontier_v2.0, whole genome shotgun sequence DNA segment encodes these proteins:
- the LOC101513762 gene encoding uncharacterized protein: protein MHRKTDSEGTSLATSSPTRSPPRRPIYYVQSPSRDSHDEKTVTNSFHSTPVLSPVASPPHSSSSTNFSSQTRKKHHHQHHHNHSHKPWKQIDVIEEEGLLEREDRSGSFPRRCYFPAFVVGFLLLFSLFSVILWGASRHMKPKIVVKSIKFDHVRVQAGSDSTGVATDMITMNSTLKFTYRNTGTFFGVHVSATPLELSYSDITIASGNMKEFHQSRKSQRLVSVTVTGNKIPLYGSGASLSSTTGTPTLPVPLNLNFVLRSRANVLGKLVKPKYYKRIQCSITLDPKKLGAPISLKKSCKYY from the exons ATGCATAGGAAAACAGATTCAGAAGGAACAAGCTTAGCAACATCATCACCGACAAGATCACCACCACGAAGACCAATCTACTATGTTCAAAGTCCATCAAGAGATTCACACGATGAAAAAACTGTCACAAATTCATTCCATTCAACGCCTGTTCTTAGTCCTGTTGCTTCACCTCCTCACTCTTCATCTTCCACTAATTTCTCTTCTCAAACACGCAAAAAGcatcatcatcaacatcatcataatcatagTCATAAGCCATGGAAGCAAATTGATGTGATTGAAGAAGAGGGTCTTCTTGAGAGAGAAGATCGGAGTGGCTCTTTTCCTCGGAGATGTTACTTTCCTGCTTTTGTTGTTGGGTTTCTGCTTTTGTTTTCGTTGTTTTCGGTTATTCTTTGGGGTGCTAGTAGACATATGAAGCCTAAGATTGTTGTCAAg AGCATAAAGTTTGATCATGTTAGGGTTCAAGCTGGTTCAGATTCAACTGGGGTGGCCACTGATATGATCACAATGAATTCTACTTTGAAATTCACATACCGCAACACTGGCACTTTCTTTGGAGTCCATGTTTCAGCTACACCCTTGGAACTGTCCTATTCAGATATAACTATTGCTTCAGGGAAT ATGAAGGAGTTTCATCAATCTAGGAAGAGTCAAAGGTTAGTGAGTGTGACAGTGACAGGTAACAAGATTCCTTTATATGGAAGTGGTGCTAGTCTTAGCAGCACAACAGGCACTCCTACATTGCCAGTGCCATTGAACCTTAACTTTGTCCTTAGATCAAGAGCTAATGTGCTTGGGAAATTGGTGAAGCCCAAATACTACAAGAGGATTCAATGTTCCATCACTTTGGATCCTAAGAAACTTGGTGCTCCAATTTCCCTCAAGAAATCTTGCAAATATTATTGA